The Planctomycetia bacterium DNA window TCGGTGACGCCGTCTGTGTGCCGGCAGTAGAATGGATCGTTACGAACTACTTGCACGCAGCGACCGAGAATCGGTGACAAATGAATGAGCGCCTTTTGAACCTGATCGAAACCCGAATGAAAAAGGGAGACAAGTATGTGCCGGCGCGACTTCAGGCAGCGCTTGCGCTATTGGAGCGGGTAAGGGAGTGTCCAACCTTGGATTTAGATGAGCATATGCACCAAGGTAGCTCAGGGCTGCAATCCCATGAAAAATATGGAGACATTGCGCTGGACCGCCTGCGGCTTAGAGCGGAAAACTCCACCCATGGCCGGCGTTCATCCAATCTGCGGGAGTGGGGGCCGGACGTTCTGGCGTTGCTTGGGGATTGTGGATTCCAGTCCGCAACCGCAGTCGAACGAAACTCATTGATTGACGAAGCGCAAGAAATGTTCGGTCGCGCGCTGCGTACGATCCTTGAGCAGGATCCATTGGAGGTGAGCATTCGAAGGCGAAGCGCGGAAGCGGTCATCGCGGAGATACTGCAAAAAGCCGAGGAAAAGGGCAAAACGGGGGATGTCGCGCAGTACTTAGTCGCAGCGAAGCTTATGATCCGGCTAGGTCGAGAAGTGCCCGTACACGGGGCCAATAGGGGAGACCGTAGATCTCGATCAGACCCG harbors:
- a CDS encoding DUF4928 family protein — encoded protein: MNERLLNLIETRMKKGDKYVPARLQAALALLERVRECPTLDLDEHMHQGSSGLQSHEKYGDIALDRLRLRAENSTHGRRSSNLREWGPDVLALLGDCGFQSATAVERNSLIDEAQEMFGRALRTILEQDPLEVSIRRRSAEAVIAEILQKAEEKGKTGDVAQYLVAAKLMIRLGREVPVHGANRGDRRSRSDPDQRLGDIEVGNSIIEVAVGLPDDKHLEQVERALGEPDAEVWLLTRNDRVQIWKSELEKILGIEMRRVVVSSVERFVGQNVTEIGEFTAEGRAAQLRELFNLYNERWVAQVGTPGIRILVK